One segment of Candidatus Eremiobacteraceae bacterium DNA contains the following:
- the dxr gene encoding 1-deoxy-D-xylulose-5-phosphate reductoisomerase gives MRALAILGSTGSVGRQALDVVRVHPELFAVSALAGNLNIDLLAQQANEFRPPLLSVGAAESIELLQARLAYQPRIVCGAGGLLAAAMESGAQRVLAATDGMTAWPAVYAAAKSGLDIALANKEIAVAAGEPLFAAAAASGARILPVDSEHSAVFQCLEGERRADVRTIVLTASGGPFWDLGLDEMRRATPAEALRHPTWSMGAKNTIDSATLMNKGLEVIEASRFFGLRADQIEVVVHRSSIAHAFVVFGDGCIKAQLAAPDMKLPIGYALAYPDRLSTAPDDMAPRRAIGLAGEKVTLTFEPVDEGRFPCLRLAFRALEAGGTYPAVLSGANEEAGRAFLQEKICFTDIATLVANSLDAHEGRAATPDAVAESDVWARGHVRAAILATAH, from the coding sequence ATGCGTGCGCTCGCAATTCTCGGGTCCACCGGCTCGGTTGGCCGGCAAGCACTCGATGTCGTCCGCGTGCATCCGGAACTGTTCGCGGTCAGCGCGCTTGCGGGCAACCTCAACATCGATCTTCTGGCACAGCAAGCAAACGAGTTTCGTCCGCCGCTGCTGTCGGTCGGCGCAGCGGAGAGCATCGAGCTATTGCAGGCGAGGCTTGCGTATCAGCCCCGGATCGTATGCGGCGCCGGCGGATTGCTCGCCGCAGCGATGGAGAGCGGCGCGCAGCGCGTGCTCGCCGCGACGGACGGCATGACGGCGTGGCCCGCGGTCTACGCGGCGGCGAAATCCGGATTGGACATCGCGCTTGCGAACAAAGAGATCGCCGTGGCGGCGGGCGAGCCGCTGTTCGCCGCCGCCGCTGCATCGGGAGCGCGAATTCTGCCGGTCGATTCCGAACACAGCGCGGTCTTTCAATGCCTCGAAGGCGAGCGGCGCGCGGACGTTCGCACCATCGTGCTCACCGCGAGCGGCGGGCCATTTTGGGATCTCGGGCTAGACGAGATGCGGCGAGCGACTCCCGCGGAGGCCTTGCGCCATCCGACGTGGTCGATGGGTGCGAAGAACACGATTGATTCGGCGACGCTGATGAACAAGGGTCTTGAAGTCATCGAAGCAAGCCGGTTCTTCGGCTTGCGCGCAGACCAAATCGAAGTCGTCGTCCACCGGTCGAGCATCGCGCACGCGTTCGTCGTGTTCGGCGACGGCTGCATCAAAGCACAACTCGCGGCGCCGGACATGAAATTGCCCATCGGCTATGCGCTCGCATATCCGGACCGATTGTCCACCGCACCAGATGACATGGCCCCGCGGCGCGCTATCGGTCTTGCTGGTGAAAAGGTGACGTTGACGTTCGAACCCGTGGACGAAGGCCGCTTCCCTTGCCTTCGGCTCGCCTTTCGCGCGCTGGAAGCAGGCGGGACGTATCCCGCGGTGCTCTCCGGCGCGAACGAAGAGGCAGGACGGGCTTTCCTGCAAGAGAAAATCTGCTTCACCGACATCGCGACGCTGGTGGCAAACTCGCTCGACGCCCACGAGGGACGCGCGGCGACCCCTGACGCTGTGGCTGAATCGGATGTCTGGGCTCGCGGCCACGTTCGCGCTGCCATCCTCGCCACCGCGCACTAG
- the rpsB gene encoding 30S ribosomal protein S2, producing MSTAASVISMKQLLEAGVHFGHQTRRWNPKMAKFIFQERNGIYIIDLQKTVVKLRQVYSAVKEMSRRGKIFLFVGTKKQAQDAIKEEADRCGMYFVTQRWLGGTLTNFQTMQKRITRLRELERMRDTGAFEVLPKKEVSLLDDELQRLERFLGGIKDMPRLPDAVFIIDPRKERIAVLEARKLKIPIIAVVDTNCDPDEIDFPIPGNDDAIRAVKLMAGKIADAVIEGRTEAESGGEPGEPVAPASQTAPAAPAAASPEAATPAATEMEPEISPATAG from the coding sequence TTGTCCACAGCTGCATCCGTCATTTCCATGAAGCAACTGCTCGAAGCCGGTGTGCATTTCGGGCACCAGACCCGCCGTTGGAACCCGAAGATGGCGAAGTTCATCTTCCAAGAGCGCAACGGCATCTATATCATCGACCTGCAGAAAACCGTCGTCAAGCTGCGTCAAGTCTACTCGGCGGTCAAAGAGATGTCGCGGCGCGGCAAGATCTTTCTGTTCGTCGGCACGAAAAAGCAAGCGCAAGACGCCATCAAAGAAGAAGCCGACCGCTGCGGCATGTATTTCGTCACGCAGCGCTGGCTCGGCGGCACGCTCACCAATTTCCAGACCATGCAGAAACGCATCACGAGGCTTCGCGAGCTCGAACGCATGCGCGACACCGGCGCGTTCGAAGTGCTGCCGAAAAAAGAAGTCAGCCTGCTCGACGACGAGCTGCAGCGGCTCGAACGCTTTCTTGGCGGCATCAAGGATATGCCGCGGCTGCCCGACGCGGTCTTCATCATCGACCCGCGCAAAGAACGCATCGCCGTCTTGGAAGCGCGAAAGTTGAAGATCCCGATCATCGCCGTGGTCGACACGAACTGCGACCCCGATGAGATCGATTTTCCGATTCCGGGAAATGACGACGCCATCCGTGCGGTGAAGCTCATGGCTGGGAAAATAGCCGACGCCGTCATCGAAGGCCGCACCGAGGCAGAATCGGGCGGCGAACCCGGCGAGCCGGTTGCTCCGGCGAGTCAGACGGCTCCCGCGGCGCCGGCAGCGGCTTCCCCGGAAGCGGCAACGCCGGCGGCGACCGAGATGGAACCTGAAATTTCACCCGCTACGGCCGGCTGA
- the pyrH gene encoding UMP kinase, which translates to MTSSGGNGKPVYRRVLLKLSGEAFGASTAESIHADTLYLIASQIKEVAEAGVQIACVIGGGNIWRGRAAGSAMDRSTADYMGMLATVINGLALQDALENIGVTTRVQTAISMHQVAEPYIRRRAIRHLEKGRVVIFAGGTGNPYFTTDTTAALRALEIGAEAILKATQVDGVYSADPKKDPTAVRFRTLDYLEVLKLGLSVLDNTALTLCMDNGLPIVVFELMRSGNIKRVIWGEPIGTFVGKAESSVTPII; encoded by the coding sequence GTGACGAGCAGCGGTGGAAACGGCAAACCGGTCTATCGCCGCGTGCTGCTGAAGCTCAGCGGCGAAGCGTTCGGCGCGAGCACCGCCGAGTCGATCCACGCTGATACGCTCTATCTCATCGCGAGCCAGATCAAGGAAGTCGCCGAAGCGGGCGTGCAGATCGCCTGCGTCATCGGCGGCGGCAACATCTGGCGCGGCCGCGCGGCCGGCTCGGCCATGGACCGCTCCACCGCCGACTATATGGGCATGTTGGCCACGGTCATCAATGGTCTTGCCTTGCAAGACGCGCTCGAAAATATCGGCGTCACCACGCGCGTGCAGACCGCGATCTCGATGCACCAGGTGGCCGAGCCCTACATCCGCCGGCGCGCGATCCGGCACTTGGAGAAGGGCCGCGTCGTGATCTTCGCGGGCGGCACCGGGAACCCATATTTCACCACCGACACCACCGCGGCGCTGCGGGCGCTCGAAATCGGGGCCGAGGCTATTCTCAAAGCCACCCAGGTGGACGGCGTGTACAGCGCCGATCCGAAGAAGGATCCGACTGCCGTCCGCTTCCGTACGCTGGACTATTTGGAAGTGCTCAAACTCGGCCTTTCGGTCTTGGACAACACGGCGCTCACGCTGTGCATGGACAACGGACTGCCCATCGTCGTGTTCGAACTCATGCGCAGCGGCAACATCAAACGCGTCATATGGGGCGAGCCGATCGGCACGTTTGTCGGGAAGGCGGAGAGCAGTGTTACCCCAATTATATAA
- the frr gene encoding ribosome recycling factor, with the protein MKKAVENVRGEFTSIRTGRANIALLDHITVEAYGSEMPLKHVANISVPDARSLLVQPHDKSLLGDVRKAIEKSDLGITPNVDGNVVRLGLPPLTEERRKELVKVVHKRAEEGRVAVRNIRRDGHDHLKSGQKDAKISEDEARRANDQIQKLTDKYIADVDALVEGKEKEIMEV; encoded by the coding sequence ATGAAGAAGGCGGTCGAAAACGTGCGCGGAGAGTTCACCTCGATCCGTACCGGTCGGGCGAACATCGCGCTGCTTGACCACATCACGGTCGAAGCGTACGGCAGCGAAATGCCGCTCAAACACGTCGCCAACATCAGCGTGCCGGATGCACGCAGTCTGCTCGTACAGCCGCACGACAAGTCGTTGCTGGGCGACGTCCGCAAGGCCATCGAAAAATCGGATTTGGGCATCACGCCGAACGTCGACGGCAACGTCGTCCGCTTGGGTCTTCCGCCGCTCACCGAAGAGCGCCGCAAAGAACTTGTGAAAGTCGTTCACAAGCGCGCGGAAGAGGGGCGCGTTGCCGTACGCAACATCCGTCGCGACGGCCACGATCATCTCAAGTCCGGCCAAAAAGACGCGAAGATCAGCGAAGACGAAGCGCGGCGCGCCAACGACCAGATCCAAAAGCTCACCGACAAATACATCGCGGACGTCGATGCGCTCGTGGAAGGCAAAGAGAAAGAGATCATGGAGGTGTGA
- a CDS encoding phosphatidate cytidylyltransferase, producing the protein MIRDATVVRREDALRAGLSFRRVLNGSLVAAAGLGSVFYPPALAVILAMIAVFGVVELRNLSRRTGGDFSLPVALCGSLAYVVLPLLGLLQRFESALVAFIVLAAMVSAFRHGTATFFERSSRTAFAALYLGKPLSYFLLLRMSGSAEHGIAITIWTIVVVALTDIVGMVVGIRLGKTSLAPLLSPRKTWEGAIAAFVVATGAGVAMGLSPQIGAPWWLGVAFGAAVSCAAVVGDLVESAIKRNAQVKDSGEIIAGHGGVLDRFDSYLVAGFIAYTVLGAAGGL; encoded by the coding sequence GTGATTCGCGACGCGACGGTCGTGCGGCGCGAAGACGCGTTGCGCGCAGGATTGAGTTTCCGCCGTGTGCTCAACGGGTCGCTCGTCGCTGCCGCCGGGTTGGGATCGGTGTTCTATCCGCCCGCGCTCGCCGTGATCCTCGCGATGATCGCCGTCTTCGGCGTCGTCGAGCTGCGCAATCTTTCTCGGCGGACGGGCGGCGATTTTTCATTGCCGGTCGCGTTGTGCGGCAGCCTCGCGTACGTCGTTCTGCCGCTGCTCGGCTTGCTGCAGCGCTTCGAATCCGCGCTGGTCGCGTTCATCGTCCTCGCAGCCATGGTCTCGGCATTCCGGCATGGCACGGCGACGTTCTTCGAACGCTCCAGCCGCACGGCGTTCGCAGCGCTCTATCTCGGCAAGCCGCTTTCGTACTTCCTCTTGCTGCGGATGAGCGGCTCGGCGGAACACGGCATCGCGATCACGATATGGACGATCGTCGTCGTCGCGCTCACGGACATCGTCGGCATGGTTGTCGGGATCAGACTCGGCAAGACGTCGCTTGCACCGCTGCTCTCGCCACGCAAGACCTGGGAAGGAGCGATCGCCGCTTTCGTCGTGGCGACGGGCGCCGGGGTCGCTATGGGATTGTCGCCGCAGATCGGCGCACCGTGGTGGCTCGGCGTCGCATTCGGCGCGGCGGTCTCGTGCGCCGCGGTGGTCGGCGATCTCGTGGAATCGGCGATCAAGCGAAATGCGCAGGTGAAGGATTCGGGCGAGATCATCGCCGGCCATGGTGGCGTGCTCGATCGTTTCGATTCCTACTTGGTCGCCGGCTTCATCGCGTACACGGTGCTCGGCGCGGCAGGCGGGCTCTAG
- the uppS gene encoding polyprenyl diphosphate synthase: MTLDASAAATAGLDPANMPRHLAVIMDGNRRWARERRLPAVEGHRRGVTALRELVRACSELGVPTLTVYAFSTDNWKRDAFEISLLLDLLVHFAAAEEAELNEQGVAVRPIGRIDELPANQRDALRVLAERTSSNHRVLLNLAINYSARAELADAARELAADVAAGRLAPADIGDETLRDYLYTRGLPDPDILIRTGGEMRLSNFMLWQVAYTELHVTDVYWPDFRRAHLLQAISDYQKRARRFGGS, translated from the coding sequence ATGACGCTCGACGCCTCGGCCGCCGCCACGGCCGGCCTCGACCCCGCCAATATGCCGCGTCACCTCGCCGTCATCATGGACGGCAACCGGCGTTGGGCACGCGAACGGCGGCTGCCTGCGGTCGAGGGACACCGCCGCGGCGTCACCGCGCTGCGCGAACTTGTGCGCGCCTGCAGCGAGCTCGGCGTGCCGACCCTCACGGTGTACGCATTTTCCACGGACAACTGGAAGCGCGATGCGTTTGAGATCTCGCTGCTGCTCGATCTGCTCGTCCATTTCGCCGCTGCGGAAGAAGCGGAGTTGAACGAGCAGGGTGTTGCGGTCCGGCCGATCGGGCGCATTGACGAGCTTCCCGCCAATCAGCGCGACGCGCTGCGCGTGCTCGCCGAGCGCACTTCGTCGAACCACCGCGTGCTGTTGAATCTTGCGATCAACTACAGCGCCCGCGCAGAGCTTGCCGACGCTGCGCGCGAGCTCGCGGCCGATGTGGCTGCAGGCAGGCTCGCGCCCGCCGACATCGGCGATGAGACTCTGCGCGACTACCTGTACACTCGGGGCCTGCCGGATCCCGACATCCTCATCCGCACCGGCGGTGAGATGCGCTTGTCGAACTTCATGCTCTGGCAGGTGGCCTACACCGAGCTGCACGTGACCGACGTGTATTGGCCCGACTTCCGGCGCGCCCACTTGCTGCAGGCGATATCCGATTACCAGAAGCGCGCCCGGCGCTTCGGCGGCTCGTGA
- a CDS encoding elongation factor Ts → MTAEYAPTAQEIKRLREATNAPVMDCRRALAESEGDIAKATEFLLKRGQEIAEKKAGREVREGFIGHYIHQGGKMGVLVELACETDFVARNDQFKKLAHDVAVHICASRPIFVRKEDVPASVVKEKEAELGAKIEKFYEESVLLEQPYVRDESKTIADLIGATVGILGENIQVRRFARFDIGDN, encoded by the coding sequence ATGACCGCAGAGTACGCGCCGACCGCACAAGAGATCAAGCGACTTCGAGAGGCCACGAACGCGCCGGTGATGGATTGCCGGCGTGCGCTTGCCGAGAGCGAGGGCGACATCGCCAAAGCCACGGAATTCTTGCTCAAGCGCGGACAGGAGATCGCTGAGAAGAAGGCCGGTCGCGAAGTCCGCGAGGGCTTCATCGGCCACTACATCCATCAGGGTGGGAAGATGGGGGTCCTCGTCGAGCTGGCTTGCGAGACCGATTTCGTCGCGAGAAACGACCAGTTCAAGAAACTGGCCCACGATGTCGCCGTGCACATCTGCGCTTCGCGGCCGATCTTCGTCCGTAAGGAAGACGTGCCCGCGAGCGTCGTCAAAGAGAAGGAAGCCGAGCTCGGCGCGAAAATCGAGAAATTCTATGAAGAATCGGTGCTGTTGGAGCAGCCGTACGTGCGCGACGAGAGCAAGACCATCGCCGATCTGATCGGCGCGACGGTCGGCATCCTTGGGGAGAATATCCAGGTGCGCCGCTTCGCGCGCTTTGACATCGGCGACAACTAG
- a CDS encoding AAA family ATPase, whose amino-acid sequence MLTAQIGARRGAHRRSRLNLHAMFVETFGLRRDPFLDTADPSFYYETISCAHAKRRLTECLAQGRGLAVVVGPIGAGKTTLLNAAQEPLLEDERFLVAAVLDPSFGDEAELLDGILGAFGFDAPAASGVRARKDALKRALFSSAIDEGRQAVLFIDEAQTLSPALLESLRSLLNYQLDDRKLLSIVLAGQPELADALRAQPNFSDRIALLLQLRPLTESEAAAMLDHRLRRAGYARPDSPFGPGAATLLWRRAAGLPRRLTVLARESMEEAAQNGRTSVGEGDVDAAAANFIGEPAAREEPPSTISDRQGPPPPMPWWMFWRRAS is encoded by the coding sequence ATGCTGACCGCGCAAATCGGCGCGCGGCGGGGGGCGCACCGCCGTTCGCGCTTGAACCTCCACGCGATGTTCGTCGAGACGTTCGGTCTGCGTCGCGATCCGTTCTTGGATACGGCCGACCCCTCGTTCTATTACGAGACCATCTCCTGCGCGCACGCCAAGCGGCGGCTGACCGAATGCTTGGCGCAGGGACGTGGCCTGGCCGTGGTGGTCGGCCCGATCGGCGCCGGCAAGACGACCTTGCTCAACGCAGCACAAGAACCGCTGCTCGAAGACGAACGCTTCCTCGTCGCCGCCGTGCTCGATCCCTCGTTCGGCGATGAGGCCGAATTGTTGGACGGCATTCTCGGTGCGTTCGGCTTCGACGCGCCGGCCGCATCGGGCGTGCGCGCGCGCAAAGATGCGCTCAAACGCGCGCTCTTCTCGTCGGCGATCGACGAAGGACGCCAAGCGGTGCTCTTCATCGATGAGGCGCAAACCTTGAGTCCCGCGCTGCTCGAAAGCCTTCGCTCTCTGCTCAACTACCAACTGGACGACCGTAAACTCTTGTCGATCGTGCTCGCCGGCCAGCCGGAGCTGGCCGACGCGCTTCGAGCGCAGCCCAACTTCAGCGATCGCATCGCTCTTCTTCTGCAATTGCGACCGCTGACGGAAAGCGAAGCGGCGGCGATGCTCGACCATCGCCTGCGGCGCGCCGGTTATGCGAGGCCCGATTCTCCCTTCGGTCCCGGCGCCGCCACGTTGCTTTGGCGCCGCGCGGCCGGTCTGCCCCGCCGGCTCACGGTGCTCGCGCGCGAGAGCATGGAAGAAGCGGCGCAAAACGGTCGGACGTCGGTGGGCGAGGGCGACGTCGATGCGGCCGCCGCGAACTTCATCGGCGAACCCGCGGCACGCGAAGAACCACCGTCGACGATCTCCGATCGCCAAGGACCGCCTCCGCCGATGCCATGGTGGATGTTCTGGCGGCGCGCATCGTGA
- a CDS encoding M50 family metallopeptidase, whose product MIALTVPAPALLLAFDPAVIGQVAIFLVILAALVIFHEFGHFIFAKRFGVTVEEFAVGFGPRLASVTRGGTAYTINALPLGGYCKMLGEDTADDGTANPGNFQHKPLWQRIVIILAGPLFNFILAAIVFAFIGAVIGVPKGSTNIIGQILPGYPAAKAGLQAGDAIVAFNGTPVKSGDELIDAIHRQIRKPVTVDVRRNGVIKHFAMVTASKEQNGTTVGVLGFNPAPEISRTSVIDGVAWGFTAVAAAVVAQVVGIVGAVSSHDASAISGTVGVARVVIQAEKMGLFYVLYLAGELSVVLGLFNLLPIPALDGGRLAFLAVEGVRGRPVDPEKEGLVHLTGFALIMVLFVFVTYHDIVQWINGKGGI is encoded by the coding sequence TTGATCGCATTAACCGTCCCCGCGCCCGCCTTGCTTCTCGCGTTCGATCCGGCCGTCATCGGGCAAGTCGCGATCTTTCTCGTCATCCTTGCGGCGCTCGTCATCTTCCACGAATTCGGCCACTTCATCTTCGCCAAACGTTTCGGCGTGACTGTGGAGGAGTTCGCGGTCGGATTCGGACCGCGCCTCGCGTCGGTGACGCGCGGCGGCACGGCATACACGATCAACGCCCTTCCGCTCGGCGGCTACTGCAAGATGCTCGGCGAAGACACGGCCGACGACGGCACCGCCAATCCCGGCAACTTCCAGCATAAGCCGCTGTGGCAGCGCATCGTCATCATCCTCGCGGGCCCGCTTTTCAATTTCATCCTCGCGGCGATCGTGTTCGCATTCATTGGCGCCGTCATCGGCGTTCCTAAGGGAAGCACGAACATCATCGGGCAGATCTTGCCCGGCTATCCGGCAGCCAAAGCCGGACTCCAGGCTGGTGACGCAATCGTCGCCTTCAACGGCACACCGGTCAAGAGCGGCGATGAATTGATCGACGCGATCCATCGACAGATTCGCAAGCCTGTGACGGTCGACGTCCGGCGCAACGGCGTCATCAAACATTTCGCGATGGTCACCGCGAGCAAGGAACAGAACGGCACGACCGTCGGCGTCCTCGGTTTCAATCCGGCGCCGGAGATCAGCCGCACGAGCGTGATCGACGGCGTCGCGTGGGGATTCACCGCGGTTGCCGCGGCGGTCGTCGCGCAAGTCGTCGGCATCGTCGGCGCCGTGTCCAGTCATGACGCTTCGGCGATCAGCGGCACGGTCGGCGTCGCGCGGGTGGTGATCCAGGCCGAGAAGATGGGCCTGTTCTACGTGCTCTACCTAGCCGGCGAGCTTTCGGTCGTGCTCGGACTTTTCAATCTGTTGCCAATTCCGGCCCTCGACGGTGGACGTCTCGCGTTCCTCGCGGTCGAAGGCGTGCGCGGCAGACCGGTCGATCCGGAAAAAGAGGGACTCGTTCACCTGACCGGATTCGCGCTCATCATGGTGCTGTTCGTATTCGTCACGTATCACGACATCGTACAATGGATCAACGGAAAGGGCGGCATTTGA